CCTATCTCATTGCTAGATAAACATCCctcaaagacagagaaacagaccTTGTACTTTAATGGATCTCCAGCACCCAGCAAGGGCCTTaaacagagtaggtgctcaatgaataattactgaattaaagattaaaattttagatgtgaggtttagatttaaaaataaaggtgataATTTTTGCTAAAAAATGGATATGAGGCAAAAATCCAATTCAAccttaactttttttcatttgtctgacttcaaagcaAAAAGGAAGAGTTTATGATTTGGTTGAAAATTAACagaattccaaattaaaaatgtagttttataCCTAGCCCCAACACTACATTTCTTCATAAACTTCTGCACATTACTTAACTTCAGATATTAAGTATTTGGCTTGGAGATCATTTGTGTTAAAGCATGCTGAGACCATAAAAGTCCAAGATAAATGTAAGAAACTATTAATGTCATTGCTTTCTTTGCAAGGTGGGGGCTTGTGTTTTTCTCATAGTACTCACAAACTGTCATAATCCATGATGACAGTTTCCTGAACCTTTTTCATATACTTCAGTCAATTCAAGGAGATACAGCCTATCAGCATATTGTTATTCATAGAAATCTTAAAGTATTAGGTAATCTAACTGAGATTTCCCAAATTTGCCCCTTCTTTTTAGCAATGAAAATTTGTATCCTTCAAATACAAACTACTTAAAAAGAAGATGCATTTTAGGCAGACGTCTACATgggtgggaaaggaaaaggaaatgacatttttagAATCCATTCTGTCTACTTTCCATAAAATAGCCACAACAAACAATCAATTTACTTTCATTATCTTCATATTATTGATTAAAAAGGGATAGAGAGGGTAAAGTGAATCTCCCAGGAGAGCACAACTAGACAATGACAGATCCAGGATTCCAATGTTCTACATATGTTTAGAGCAATGATCTTTGCCCCTTACAGTGATTCAGCCTTGAACTAGGTTAATGAATTCTCTGGTTCTTCAGCTGTCAGGGAAATCGACCAGCTGATTTTCAAAGACTTTCTTGTAATAAAAAATATGCTTAACATAATCAGTAAAAACCAAATTAGGGAGaattatgtaatatatttcttaaattatcaTCATCTTTTCTTCACACAGGCTACATTATAGTGTATATTCATATACTCACACTAAGACTAATAATATTTTGggataatttatttggaaataaaaaatttatcatGAATTTAATAGTTAAtaactttccaaatatttagtcTTGGTATAATTAATGAAGTCAGCAAATCTATGATATTCAGCCAGGTTTTGAAAGCTAATCAGATTTGAGTAGTttaatttctatgttttaaagtttacaaattaCCATTTGATTAATTATTTGCTATATCAATTATCAAGTGTGATAGTGATTAACACACTTATTAAGAACAGGGTTTTATTAAATCTCCCATCCCCTGAACAGTTCTCTTTTGTTCAAAGTTGACTCAGAACTTCAACAACTGGACCCACTGAACCAATATTGTTCAACAACATTCAAAAGAATCTCTTCACAATCTCAATTTTCCATGAAGATATTCCAGTGCTATGAAAACACCTGTTATGCCCAATGCTCTTAATTTGAGTTCTACAAGTGGACACTAAGTGGACACAAAATGTCCTTGAAATGAATTGAGTCTCTAAGATCTCCAtgtgaaacaaataaacaaagggTTATCTGTAATGTAATTTGTACCTGTTTTTTAATGAGTGAATttgtactaaaatttttttccatttataaatacataaaaagggaACCAAAAgtttttttgtcctttccttcactagttttctttaaaagataacaaTAAGAGATattgatttacttaaaaaaagtaCTATCAGAGTACCACAAGGCTGTGCAGCTGAGCTAGAATGTTCTGGGTTAGAAGATGAAAGAACAATGTTTTATTTCAGGCTTCTCTGAGTAGTTTTAATCAGATGTATGTTTATAGAATTCAAGAGTCTATGAAGCCCTGAATTTATGTTCCCAATTTTGATGATATGTGAACTTTCCATAAAAATAACCTATAAATTTCAACAGATTTTCAAATGGATCCGTAATTGCAAAAGGCTTGCAAACCCTGTGCTTTTAGACTAGATACTTATATCTCTCAACCTCAGCTTCTTATTTTCATGAATTTAGACTAAATGACTTGAAAGACAGATTCTAACTTTAATTTTCTATTGTTCTAAGAATAAAACTGATGATATTAATCTCAGACAGGAGATCTCTGCTCATTGCATTGGATATATTGGAATAGTTTTCCCAAGATTTAAATATTGGTTACTTagtttctttttcactgctgtcTTCACTTCCTGGTTTCTCAGCGTATAGATAAGTGGATTCAGAAAGGGGGTGAAGATGGTATAGAAAACAGAGAGAACTTTGTCCACCAGGAAGTTTGTGCAAGGCCACACATAGATAAAGATGCAGGGCCAAAAGAACATTAACACAACTATGAAATGTGCAGTGCAGGTAGAAAAAGCCTTAGATGATCCTATGGAGGAGTGGTCCTTGATAGTGACGAGAACAGTGATGTAGGAGGTGAGCAAAAGCAGAAAGCTTACAAGAGCAATCACACCACTGGTTGAAATCATGAAGATACcaagaaaatatatatctatgcaCGCTAGCTGGATGACCAAAGGAAGGTCACAGAAGAAACTGTCTACAACATTGGGACCACAGAAGGGTAAATAAAGAGTAAAAGCTAACTGGCTCATGGTATGCAAGAAGCCCACTGTCCAAGAAGTTACCACAAGCCCGACACACAATCTGTGGCTCATAATTGATGAATAATGGAGAGGTTTACATATGGCAATGTACCTGTCAAAAGACATGGAGATGAGCAGCACAATCTCAGTCCCAGTGAAGAGGTGCAAAAAGAAGATCTGAGAAATGCAGCCCTCAAAGGAGATGGTCTTGTGCTGAACAAAGAAGTCCATGATCATCTttggagtggcaaaggaggacagGCACATGTCAATGAGAGACAGGTTGCTGAGCAGGAAGTACATGGGGGAGTGAAGGTGTGAGGTGGACAGGACTGTGAGCAAAATCAAGCAGTTGCCCAACATggtcattaaataaaaaatggagaacatcacaaaaaagaaaatctggagctcaggagaaTCAGTAAGTCCGAGTAACACAAATTCAGACACCCTGGAATGGTTGAACGTCTCCATTGATCTGCAGGCTCTGCTGTATAATGACAAAATCAAACCAAATGACAGAGCTGGAAAGTACGATACTTCTACAATTACGTATGGAGGAGTTATGGTATCAGTTAATAATTCACTAGAATGTTGATTACCTAAAATCCATCTAATAACTATCTCagtaaaggtttttatttttggaacCACTTAACAATTGCTATCAGGTATCACCACAAATGGACAACTTGATTTTGATCAGCATGAAGTACATGCTGGGTTATAATCTGCACATTCCT
This is a stretch of genomic DNA from Camelus ferus isolate YT-003-E chromosome 6, BCGSAC_Cfer_1.0, whole genome shotgun sequence. It encodes these proteins:
- the LOC102504807 gene encoding olfactory receptor 4K2; this encodes METFNHSRVSEFVLLGLTDSPELQIFFFVMFSIFYLMTMLGNCLILLTVLSTSHLHSPMYFLLSNLSLIDMCLSSFATPKMIMDFFVQHKTISFEGCISQIFFLHLFTGTEIVLLISMSFDRYIAICKPLHYSSIMSHRLCVGLVVTSWTVGFLHTMSQLAFTLYLPFCGPNVVDSFFCDLPLVIQLACIDIYFLGIFMISTSGVIALVSFLLLLTSYITVLVTIKDHSSIGSSKAFSTCTAHFIVVLMFFWPCIFIYVWPCTNFLVDKVLSVFYTIFTPFLNPLIYTLRNQEVKTAVKKKLSNQYLNLGKTIPIYPMQ